Below is a genomic region from Haliotis asinina isolate JCU_RB_2024 chromosome 14, JCU_Hal_asi_v2, whole genome shotgun sequence.
ATCCTTATAGTAGACTGTGACAAAAAAGCATCATTAGAAAGGTCTTGGCAAGGTTGATGTTTAGAGCTTTCGAATGATACCCGCCATCAAACGAATCGCCACCTCACATGTTATTTGTACGGAATTCCGAAAACGGAAGTATTTGCCCCAGTTGTATCCTGTTACCGAGCGGAAATCCATTGGTATTGGGGAAGAGACAACCATAGATATTATTTGAGAAGTCTTTAGTAATAATTTTCCAATTacgcaaaaatgaaaatataaaagggTGAAGGGAAACTTAGCGGTATCACATCGTGGCTCTCAGCTGGGGAGAGTGTTACAAATTAATGCCCCTACTCCAATAATCACTCACTTCTTGAAAGTGCTTGTGCAAACAACAAAGAATAGCAATCAGGCCCACTATTAACAGTACTTGTGTATCGCTTGCGTGGCATTACAAAACAACAGGAAGTAATCACCTTATGTGAAGTGACAAGAAACAGCTGATTCGATTAGTACGTCAAATGGCGACCGGACGGTATTATAACTTTTTAAAAGTTAATGTTGTGTGTAAATAGGTTGGTACGGAACTTAATAATGACTAAgggcaaaataatttgaaataatgaaaactgtatactttgatttgtattttattgatcatgTATAACAAAGTGGCTGTAATCGTCATAAACTTCCTAGCAGGTGTACTGCTAACCTGTAAGATCATCCTCTCAGGGCAATGACGACTACTTTTGTGAAATTGTGTCTCATAGATAAAGACGACCCCCTTCTACAGACAACATtttttggtcctcaaaattcGGCTTATACTCGGTAATGTACGGTATGTTACATGTACATTAGAGGCTGTGCTGTAGccaagaggttaaagtgtttactcatACTGAAGAACCAGGTTCGAAACtgcatatgggtacaatgataatattgctgggatattgctaaaagtgatgtataactgaactaactcactaactcatgtACATGAAACCAGAATGAGCAAAGCTGTAATTGTCATTTAAACTCTGATCAATAATAGTTATATCACAGCAGTTAGTAAACAATGTAGTCTTGTCCAGGCAAACAAGTGGTTGACAGCATGGGTTTTATGTTTATCACTGAATAGAAAATACTTTTTGCGCATGTCTCTTGTCAGAGGTAAGGAACTCCTGGAAAAAATTTTGTTTTTAGATCTTTAATTACTGATACAATGGTTTTTGAAACTAAGCACTGGAAATGCCTAAAGCTGCAGAAGACATTCTGCCCTGAAAAATAACTGGTGTTCAGTTATGTAGTTCAGGTGAGGGTAGTCTAGTAGTGtaagtgtttgcttgtgatGCCGAAGGtctaggttcaattccccactcgggtactgtttctggtgtccccaccttAATACTTctgggacccatgaaggtccagggtagcatacgccctcagcaacccatgcttgccagaaaaggcgactatgcttgtcggtatcaggtggtgaggctcgttgacttggttcacacatgtcatcggttcccaattgcgcagatcaatgatcatgttgttaatcactggattgtctggtctggactcgattatttacagactgccgtcaaattctggaatattgctaaaagtggcataaactaaagtcactcaatATTAATTCCATTGGTGATCCTTGAACCATGTTTATTCTTGTTATTATCATCATTTCAGGTAAACACACATACCAACAAGTTTGAGTCTTCACGATTGTTGTCACTACGGCAGTTTATTGTCATGTACCGTGAGATCGCGGAGCAAGTCGACAACCTGTCAGCCATAAAACCACCCCTTGGGTCAACTCCTATCGACATCACGGCTTCAAAGATATTTGATGAGTAAGTGACTGTTTTACCgggagtgggaagtgactgttTTACCGTAGTTCTGTGGCTGCTGTGTCCTCTCATCACAACTTAACTTTGTGTTTGATTCCCACTTTGCATTGTCAGTACTTGTTAGGTTTGTGTATGCCATGATCCTTCAGCACACATACATATGGCCACTTTGCAGCAGGTGTTATTTGTCAGTCTGTATTCGTTCATGACAGCCATGTTAATTTCAGGGTGGCGTCGTCTAACCTGGGCGTGGCAGATGAGAACGAGTGTTGTATTTGTATGGACCGGAAGTCTGAGATAATCCTCTCCTGCAACCATGAGTTCTGTGAGACTTGCATTGACTCCTGGTGAGTTCTATTTTTTGACTTAATAtggaatgagttttgttttactccactttttgcaatattacagtgaaggacacagaaatgggctttatacattgaacccatgtaggaatcaaatccaggtctgcggcatgatgagtgaacactttaatcactaggctaccccagatTGCATGGACATCACATTTATTATGGGAATTGAACCTAGCATGTTTGGTGCAAGTACTGTTGCCTTAACTACTGGGCTATCCCACTGCCAAGCACAATATGGAAATGTTTGTCTCGTGTGCCAGAATTGAAACATCCATAGGTCTTATTACGGTCTTATTTATTAATAAATGGCCAAGCCACCAAATCGTTCTGCGGTTAAAACATTTAggataaacaacaaaaaaattatACAGGCCTTCTTTGATAACAAAGCGCTGACagttttttctgtgtttgagaattaaacacttGCTGAAAGTTATTTCTGTCTTCTCATTTgtaactttgatgcagacgAACAACTTCAGGTTTCATGCCAATGtaacaattttatatttaaacaaaatcttaaataatttctgttttcaaaatgatcgattttgagagcataattgcagtgtcaaattcatctaattttatttgaaacatgcCTAAAACATGCTTTATTAATAGACTATCTTTAATCgtaattgttttgaaaatattgtcacaataaatatgtcagttcgtTTTATGTGTAACCGATCCTACTTCTGACATTAACTCTAATTTTCGTTTCTGctgtcagtcagttttcactcaatttttaaaataagcaaattccgcgacagaaaagtggcaaattctgcacgGATTCTACCCGAAAATGCATTTTCCACGGACAAGACAtttttctgcatggaaaggtaaattccgcgaatttttttctgcatggaaaggtaaattccACGATTTTTTTCTGCAACTGCAGAATCACAGAATCCTTGAGGGActgatgttttcaaaacaagaaCATAGTTTAGGTGTTCACATAATGGTCATGTGGTCACATGAtgtacaaaaacacacaaaaagagaTACACACATGAATGCACATACATGGCACATTCCTCAAAGTTCAACACATTGTGTTTTATGTTACAATGGGgactacactttctcagtaaagtacagattctagaacCTTTTGTGATGTTCATTCCCATATGGCATTCAAACCCATACCCTCACAGTCATGCAGGTAGTCACCAGAATTCAGAATcggccatctaacccactcaccCGCTAGGGCTTCCACAATAATGGACCTCAGCAACTGATATTCTAGATCACAAACTTTGTGTACAGCTTGTGTATCCATATTTTTTAGCATGGATGcaatagcccagtggttaaaacattcacttgtCAAGCTGAAGACTTAGGTTTgacttcccacatgggtacaatgtgtgaaacatttcAGGTTTCCccttctgtgatattgttagaaCGTTGTTAAAAGCGGAGTGAAAACCCTCTTTACTCATGCAGTGCCATTATAGcagaatattgcttaatgcatcattaaactaaactctctcactcactctttttttTTGTGTTCAACAGGAATGTGGCACACAACACCTGCCCACTTTGCCGGTGTAAAGTGGAAAGTGCCGATGACACCTGGGTTCTGGCTGAGAAGCCCCGGAGCTCTGATTACGAGTCAGAAGTCAAGGGATACCTGGTTGGGTTGGCAGATCGGATGCATGAACCTCGGCACTGATGCAATGAAACTTCTTGGCTCATCATTACTCACAGTCATATATCCAGACATTTTGATCTAACATGCGGAGACTGACCACGTTCTACAACACAGGAAGCTCATCTAGGCCCCTGCACCTTACTGTTCTATTGGTACTTCTCAGTATTTTCAAACGGCATATTGGTCATATTCAAGATCTTCTGTATCTTTTATTATTTGTAAGACCATCAGACATGGAGAGTAAATATCCTGTCGGGCTAGTAAATCTTAGTAACAGGCCTGACTGGCTAATGAATTTTCAAggggttatttttttttttaagctATTTTACCTTTTTGTAATCTTTTCTTCGGTTTCTGCATTCAGATTTTAGGTtattgaataattttgttgGCTAGTAAATCTCTGGCGTAGCTgctggctagcaaaatttgaaaactgttttgCACACTGCCATCAGGTAGACAGGTAGTATTGATACTAGTttggatatttgtttatgtggcATTTGATTGTATTTGATGTTCCAGATGTTTATTAATGCtctaaggctgcataaaaaaaattTAATGCTTTTTTTAGGTGGTAGAAgcttttgatagaaaaaaagtaGGAAGGTGGAACAcaggaggaacacatttttatttcttttctttttttatttttatttcttttttctcTTAGAATTACAGTTTAGGAAGTTTAggacatgttaatgagttgtagattcagtcacactcgttcttttAGTGGACAAATTGATGATCAGGGCATGGCCAAGtcaaattttttttttaaaatggcaataaaaaatgttatgcgcacaaataaaagtgatgggCCGATGCCTGAGAAAATGTCATATACTTTATTTAGACTAAGGTATATTGAAGAGTATGCCAGACGCATCCATATTATTGCAGAACTGAGCATCCAATAGCAAGCCGTCATTATGTGTTGTGCACATACAGGAATCTGCATATTCCTCTCAGAAGATTCAGTCGGGTCATCTCCATTTGTAACAGAGGTTTTATATGGACTGGTTCATTGCTGTCCTTGAACTGGGACAATTCTATACTGTATATTATAGAAACTTTTTGAACCAATACCATGATTGGGAGTGCCGTTCTCTTCACTGCTTGATATCTTTGCACAGTGAAAGATTATGAATGATAATTCTTGTCATGACTTGTTTCAGTTAgttccattttttttttttaactgcAACTTCAATCTTATAATTTTACTATGTTTATCCCTGGAAAGCTGGATTGATTGCAAGATGAATGACTTCTTATATAGAAGAACAGCCTCCAGGTCTCCGAATAAGACCATCAAACACCAGTATTCTTCATGAAGTGTTTGCTTGCAattttaatattattataaTTTTTATCGTTATCATCATTAGTAGTAGTCCTAAGTACTAGCAGTATTATAGTTATTTTCATTATGATTGATGCCAATCATCTGACGTGAGAGCTTTAGGGATCTAGTCAAGACAATTTCAGTGCTTACAAACATGACACAAACAAATTTTACCGTACCTGATGCTACACAGTCCTTTAGTTTGCCTACCTTAATCTAACAGACAGTGATGGATTGGGGAGACAGTAGAAAAAATGTGATGAGTGAGGCTTATGCTTATACCCCTGAGTTATCTACCTTGGTTGTGGCAGTTTTATGTTCTTCTGTATCTGTCTTCCAGTCAGATGTGGTTCAGAGTACTTACTTCAGTTTTGGTCTTTTTCATCCTGTATGTCCTTTCCCAGATGTTAATCCATTACTTCTGGGTGGTATATATTCTACAATTTGCTGTTTTTGTTGCTGATGTTAGATTTGTGTTGACCTCCCAATGTTGTGTATGATTGTGACAtggggcctgtttcacaaaactctcgcaagcctaagatctcgtaacttttctcgtagctcttgtacctggcatactgtaacataggaggtgcacgTGCtgtgagaaaagttacgagatcttagttttacgagagttttgtgaaacagggccatGGTGGCCACTTTTGTAGTTGTTGTGGTAGTACTGGGGAAGAGACTTCAGTCTGTTCCTGTTAAGTTAAGGGAGGGAAGCTAGAGCACTGGTAATTataaaaatatcctaaaattttCCTCATATATTAATTGATTGATAGAAGTCGTGACATTACATACATGCTTTACCTAACTTATTGTTTATCATGTGATAGTGTTAATCAGCTCACTCATGGCTGTTGAGATGTACAGCTGCATCAACTAACTGAGTAGGGAGAGGTGGTTCAACAGCTTTCTTCAACTCTGGGGAAACATGGATGTACAGAAATGATTAATAACTAGATAGGTGAACGTGTTTCCATGTTGTTACTGCAAGACAGTTGTTgttgcagagatgccaacctctatgATTTTATAGAAGTTGCAACAAACTTTATCTTCAAACTATGCCAATACGATTCCACAAGAAATCCTACGAAATTttaataaaatgcattaaaatttggatatatagacaaacacatattttttcaacgatgaaatacatttttggatttctcataccttccattcatcatatttaatgacatatttgaactggaatgattgcaagtaacaatCGTAATTTTTAGcgaagctgatttcaatacctttgcaatttgacacatttagttctGATGGAAATAATTCAATCGTGACCATAATATCATTCGTTTTTTTCTCAGAATTCATCATGACTTTGTCTATTTAGTTATCtgctaattttatggtcaaactactaatttttgAAAGTTGAAACTACTATTTTCAACACTTTGGGGGTGTGTGTATCTGTTGTTGGTACAAGTACTGTTGTTTCCAAATAATTAGCAGCCCACCGATAACTGCTTTACAACTTTGTCCAAATGTTGCCACTGctgttatttttatgaaattttCTACTGAAAGATTATTGGCATTAAAAAATAGTTCTTCCATAAGCTTCTTCCAAAATATCCCCTATAAACTTTTCTCTAAAAGACCAAAGATCAAAGTCATGACAAATGAAGTTGAAAAATCTATGATTTGGTGGAAGCATGTAATGATACTTTAGGCAATATATGTACAGCATTGTATATACTAATATCAGACTGCAAGATTAATGTACATAGTGGGAGTATATTATTTTTCAGTACCAATAGTCCCATGTTCCTGCACAATACTGTCAAGGAACCTTATTTAGGGTGCTTTCTGTAAATATTATGTTATTTTTCAAGGGCAGTGTTTAGATCAGGATCATAGTCTGCTTGCTGAAATGTGTTGGAAGCCTGTTAAAGAATTCTGCGGAGCTGTTGTGTTTGTTCCCTGACAAGAACAAAAAGTGAGAGACATTGTTACAAGTAATTACAGGACCTAGGAAGCAAGATCAGGAGAGGAGATGCAGTTTGTGTTTAGGCTGAACCTGAGTAGTTTATTGTTCAATGATGCATTCAAAATGTTTGGACATGGAGGTTTGTTTGTAACATAAAGCTTTGTGTTTCTTGATATAACTATCTTCAAATTGTTTCAATCaaactgttgttgttttggtagTTATTGATGCATACTTTTTCTAATTaaattgaaattttgtaaataagGTCCTTGATTATTCCTTGACCAAGCAGACAACATTATTGAGTAATAGATTTTAGAGGAAATGTGTTGTTAATTGTATTCTTCAGCATGTGTAGATTGATCTATACTTTGTTAATATGCTGTTTGAAATATGAATGAGATGACAGTAGCTTGTATAGAAGTGTGATAACTCTGCGGGAAAGTGATtccaaggggacataactcttgtgCTATCCATCCCAAAACCTGTTGAACAGATTGTACATAATGTGTTATGAAGTATTGTTGTCAAAGTCACTTGTGATTTGGTTTGGACTGCAGAGTACTGTGTGATGATCTATAAAATACCTGAGCTTGACTTAACTGACCTCTCACATACTGAGTGTGATTTAAGGACATTTTGCTgttataatattatattattatgctATACATTTGCATATCTAGTTTGCCAATTCAGTTGCTCAAGAGCGCTTTGTTTTTCCCCCGATCACTGAATGTTCAACACAGCGtcacatcatattttcagtctcaactccctgaggaccatacaactcttgcagcttACT
It encodes:
- the LOC137261671 gene encoding RING finger protein 141-like, whose protein sequence is MGQTSSQADSPVVPVGALQAHLDVLKRVAHLTYEEFCQSVLELNQITKTFTDHRGKQLQFLVKKGSDSTVLWKATVRVRCMKVNTHTNKFESSRLLSLRQFIVMYREIAEQVDNLSAIKPPLGSTPIDITASKIFDEVASSNLGVADENECCICMDRKSEIILSCNHEFCETCIDSWNVAHNTCPLCRCKVESADDTWVLAEKPRSSDYESEVKGYLVGLADRMHEPRH